The nucleotide window GATCGtcgcgctgctgctcgagTGGAGCTACAAGGTGGCCAACGCACGCAAGGCGCGgatggccgacgaggccaaggccaagtacaccgaggaggagctgttCAACATGGGAGATCGGTCGCCGCTGTTCACGTATGTGCTTTGAGTCTATTGAGTTCTGGGCGACGCGCGGGCGGAAGGGAGCCTGCATTGCAttgcatggcatggcatgggTATTggaccagggggggggggggggcttgaaCGATTACTCATCCCCCCATGCAGACTTTCAATGCAATATCTGACAGATTCATCCAACGTAATTCGTCCGACTGAGTGACTCTTGTGCTGCATGCTGACAACCCAGTACTTGCTGACGGCATCCTCGGGCCAGCGAAGGAGAGGTTGGGTAGTTGTCACCAATCAGAGCAAAGAAGCAGCAGATGAGCTTGTAAATCGAGTAAACATAACCGATCCTCTAGAGACTCGGCGCAACTCTTTCACAAAGCTGCAGATCCTATTCCCGTATAGTTATGTGTGCTGACGTTGGCATGATTTAATTCTGGGTCGTAACGAGGGGCAGGATGCTGAACACGAACCCCGCGCGAGTTTTGAGTCATATAGATGACACGATTTCAAAGCAGTCAACTCACCCGGACGCGCGGGGAGCCTTTCTCAAACAACTTATAGCCGGGTCGTGAGCACCTCTTTTCCACTCACTCCCACATACCGCTTCATCTCGACCACCCATCACACCCAACGACAACATGACTCTCCCGACTCTCAAGGAAAACCAGTTCACCCACAGCGGCGACAAGACCACGTTCTACTGGTCCGCCGGCCCGACGCAGGGACCACTCGTCATCCTGGTCCACGGATGGcccgccaacggcgagacGTGGAAGCCCCAgctgctcgccctcgcggccctcggctTCCGGGTCGTCGCCCCGGACACCCGCGGCTACGGACGGTCCAGCGTGCCCGAGGGCCCCGAAGCCTACGCCATTAAGCATCACGTATCGGACCTGCTCGCGCTTCTTGCccacctcggccgcgacAAGGCCGTCTGGATCGGCCACGACTGGGGCGCGGGCCTCGTCTGGGGCCTCGCTGCCATGTACCCGGAGAAGTGCGTCGGCGTGTGCTGTATATCGGTGCCGTATCGCGCcatcgagctcggcctcgagatcgccgcctccctcgtGAACCGCGAAGTGTACCCCGAGGACCAGTACCCTCTCGGCCAGTGGGACTACCAGGCCTTCCACAGCGAGCagcccgaggccgccgccgcccagttGCAGGCCAACGTGCCCAACACAATCAAGATACTCTACCAGGCCGGCAGCCCCAAGGATTACGGCAAGCCGACTCCGTTCGCCTCGGTCCGCAAGGCGGGCGGGTGGTTCGGCGGCGCCCCGGAAGCCCCGGAGCTGCCGTTCGAGACGACCCTCTTCAAGGATGACAAGCCGGCGTTCGACCGGATggtggccgagttcgagCGCAACGGGTTCGAGGGCGCCAACAACTACTACCGCAACCACGAGGTCAACCGGACGTACCTCGTGGAGGCGCCGAACGGGGCGCGCCTCCGGTTCCCGGTCCTGTTCGTCGAGTCGCGGTGGGACAGCGTCTGCGACACGGCCATCTCGAGGCTGAGCGAGCCCATGCGCGACCTGTGCGACGACCTCACCGAGGTCAGCATCGAGGCGGGCCACTGGGTCGCGCTggagaagcccgaggagACGAACGCGGCCCTGGTGAGATGGTTTGCGACGAAGCTGCCGACATACTTCCCGGGGTACTGGAAGACGCCGTTTGTGTCGACGAAGTAATGGACCGGAtcgggaggagggaggccCCGTAATGTATTGTAGCAATCCGCAGCGCGAAGAATTCAGTCTGGAGGTGATGTCATATTTGGGCTCATCCTCATTTGCCCATCCCGTCCGTACGTATGTCCTTTGAGTCGATCTCAATCTTGACAAAGACAGCAGAGGCAGATTAGGGCACACCCGAGTTGGGTCTCTGTGGCTCAAGTTAGAACAGACCTGTCTCTGCCTTGTTGCTGAAAGACATtctggaagacggccgagaagaccAGGAGAACGTCGACAGGACGAGAGCTCAGGGAATGCCGGAATCAGGGCGTCGCTTAAATGTCCATCAATCACGGATCGCCAGCCAGCAGCCCTCGTGGCAAAAAAATAAATAAACAAAAACTTCCCGAGTCAGGACCCGGTCTGTTCGACCTCCTGTGGAGACTTCTGGATACGAAACAATGGCCATGATATCTTCTCATTGGGTTACATCCGCCCATGTGGGTTGAGGCCGGACAACTCCGTGGTCTCCGGAAC belongs to Colletotrichum higginsianum IMI 349063 chromosome 5, whole genome shotgun sequence and includes:
- a CDS encoding Epoxide hydrolase, with the translated sequence MTLPTLKENQFTHSGDKTTFYWSAGPTQGPLVILVHGWPANGETWKPQLLALAALGFRVVAPDTRGYGRSSVPEGPEAYAIKHHVSDLLALLAHLGRDKAVWIGHDWGAGLVWGLAAMYPEKCVGVCCISVPYRAIELGLEIAASLVNREVYPEDQYPLGQWDYQAFHSEQPEAAAAQLQANVPNTIKILYQAGSPKDYGKPTPFASVRKAGGWFGGAPEAPELPFETTLFKDDKPAFDRMVAEFERNGFEGANNYYRNHEVNRTYLVEAPNGARLRFPVLFVESRWDSVCDTAISRLSEPMRDLCDDLTEVSIEAGHWVALEKPEETNAALVRWFATKLPTYFPGYWKTPFVSTK